From the Leptospira sp. WS60.C2 genome, one window contains:
- a CDS encoding glycosyl hydrolase family 18 protein — translation MSESQSPNPPKRPLSNVAKFSLLFASWFFLSAISFYLGMNLMQNSGQTLVLKDLPKTGNTNPSVVEASTPSLGTPSEMGIPNETKESVTVEEEAVETPNFLPDENVSFRSSAWSTDWTAMKKTVHLYNEIHPFIYTMKGGLSNNGELISSWSSTSRKERVQELRALNPKVKIIPTIFRWENPKEKIQENIGMGGRNDIRDHHIQVIVNEIMTYGYDGIDIDYEGMSCDKKEKFEEFFALLAKEVHKKGKLISVAVHPKTPAEKSKKKVLQCRGLSKPIQLDFRENWRGPTTHDYEFLAKHADRVKIMAYELHPRKYHNPGPGPQAPNVWLKDIITYAKKRVPTHKLYMAIPTYGYDWALNCKASAKAIYHSDAQRIKSGAHKNRQPTDINRILNEENKVASWRNLSKFSDIHKNRAYEDPSLWYTSGGCDRVAFYMNRKAFEEKMTLLRKYELGGFSFWQLVTDNDPEINVYLSKLVQGQLPPVEKAKEEEEPKEDTTLPNLDSKEAVKVSDSKLKSKSKTKQF, via the coding sequence ATGTCTGAATCACAATCACCGAATCCCCCAAAACGCCCACTTTCGAATGTGGCGAAATTTTCGTTATTATTTGCCTCATGGTTCTTTTTATCCGCCATTTCGTTTTATTTGGGAATGAATCTCATGCAAAATTCGGGACAAACCTTGGTTTTAAAAGACCTCCCGAAAACAGGAAACACCAATCCAAGCGTCGTGGAAGCATCCACTCCGTCTCTTGGAACCCCTTCCGAAATGGGAATTCCAAACGAAACCAAAGAATCCGTAACAGTGGAAGAAGAGGCAGTGGAAACACCGAACTTCCTACCAGATGAGAATGTTTCCTTTCGTTCTTCCGCCTGGTCTACTGATTGGACGGCGATGAAAAAGACAGTCCATTTGTACAATGAAATCCATCCTTTTATTTATACGATGAAAGGTGGGCTTTCCAACAATGGAGAGCTGATTTCCAGTTGGTCAAGTACCTCAAGAAAAGAACGTGTCCAAGAACTTCGTGCTCTAAATCCAAAAGTTAAAATCATTCCTACCATCTTTCGTTGGGAAAATCCGAAAGAAAAAATCCAAGAAAACATTGGAATGGGTGGAAGAAATGACATCCGTGACCACCACATTCAAGTAATTGTGAATGAAATCATGACATATGGATATGATGGAATCGACATCGATTACGAAGGGATGTCTTGCGATAAAAAAGAAAAGTTTGAAGAGTTTTTTGCGCTCTTAGCAAAGGAAGTTCATAAAAAAGGAAAACTCATCTCTGTTGCGGTTCACCCAAAGACACCTGCGGAAAAATCAAAGAAAAAAGTGCTTCAATGCCGTGGACTTTCGAAACCCATCCAACTTGACTTCCGCGAAAATTGGAGAGGACCTACCACCCATGATTATGAGTTTTTAGCCAAACACGCTGATCGTGTGAAAATTATGGCGTATGAACTCCACCCAAGAAAATACCATAATCCAGGACCTGGACCTCAAGCACCGAATGTTTGGTTAAAAGACATCATCACATACGCCAAAAAAAGAGTTCCTACTCACAAACTTTATATGGCAATTCCGACGTATGGATATGATTGGGCACTCAATTGTAAAGCATCTGCGAAAGCAATTTACCACTCCGATGCACAAAGGATCAAATCGGGAGCACATAAAAACCGCCAACCTACGGATATCAACCGTATCTTAAATGAAGAAAATAAAGTAGCAAGTTGGAGAAACCTCTCTAAGTTTTCTGACATCCATAAAAACCGTGCCTACGAAGATCCATCCCTATGGTATACCAGTGGTGGTTGTGACCGCGTTGCGTTTTATATGAACCGAAAGGCTTTCGAAGAAAAGATGACTCTTCTTCGTAAGTATGAGTTAGGTGGTTTTTCTTTCTGGCAACTAGTGACAGACAACGATCCAGAAATCAATGTTTATTTGAGTAAACTCGTACAAGGCCAACTACCTCCTGTTGAAAAAGCGAAAGAGGAAGAAGAGCCGAAAGAAGACACCACTTTGCCCAATTTGGATTCCAAAGAAGCGGTGAAGGTTTCAGATTCAAAGCTAAAATCCAAATCAAAAACAAAACAGTTTTAA
- a CDS encoding queuosine precursor transporter codes for MHALKQKPVILYTVLLSFFLTFLLLAELTGSKLFFAFGFTMTMGVIPFPITFLVTDLLNEYFGRKVVRATTFLGMVMIAFAYLLIVIDMQIPASPDSPIDDASFERVFANSGLVILGSIIAYLIGQMIDLHTFHFLRKKTKGKHIWLRATGSTVISQLIDSFVVIFIALGKYHSVSKLVSIASTNFLYKMGVAILITPLLYAIHIYIDRYLGETLKTQMLKEAMEEEGYESTIQPG; via the coding sequence ATGCATGCCTTAAAACAAAAACCAGTCATCCTCTACACGGTATTACTCAGTTTTTTTCTCACGTTCCTCCTCCTTGCGGAACTCACAGGGAGTAAATTATTTTTTGCCTTTGGGTTCACCATGACAATGGGTGTGATTCCATTTCCCATTACCTTTCTTGTGACTGACTTACTGAATGAATACTTTGGACGAAAGGTTGTTCGTGCGACAACCTTTCTCGGTATGGTGATGATTGCATTTGCCTACCTTCTCATTGTGATCGACATGCAAATTCCTGCAAGCCCTGACTCTCCGATCGATGACGCTTCCTTTGAACGAGTGTTTGCGAACTCAGGCCTTGTGATCCTTGGTTCCATCATTGCCTATTTGATTGGGCAGATGATCGACTTACATACCTTCCATTTTTTACGCAAAAAAACTAAAGGAAAACACATTTGGTTGCGAGCGACGGGCTCCACTGTGATCTCCCAACTCATTGATTCCTTTGTAGTCATTTTCATTGCTCTTGGGAAATACCACTCTGTGTCTAAACTTGTCTCCATAGCGAGTACCAATTTTTTATACAAGATGGGAGTGGCGATTCTCATCACACCATTACTTTACGCCATTCACATTTACATAGACCGTTACCTTGGGGAAACCTTAAAGACTCAAATGTTAAAAGAAGCGATGGAAGAAGAAGGATATGAATCTACCATCCAACCAGGGTAA
- a CDS encoding glycerophosphodiester phosphodiesterase: MFQPRTNRLFTLLGNTPANIGHRGARGLAPENTLVSFLVGSEFTHLFELDTMLCGSGELVVIHDFTVDRTTDGTGKVSEIPYRELSDLDAGGFYSEDFEGEQIPTLSQVIQSLPDNTIFDIELKSEGKKEEREALAKAVVKLIRKFQLQDRIWVSSFDWELVDLVRKEEPEVLRGLLIEKGDSLNENYMEFEPDLILPHVSHCTKNFMKICKEKSLLVIPYTANTEEEWKSLVQVGVSGIITDYPDLLAQFLNP, encoded by the coding sequence ATGTTCCAACCAAGAACCAATCGATTGTTCACCCTTCTCGGAAACACTCCCGCCAATATCGGACATAGAGGAGCAAGGGGACTTGCTCCAGAAAACACCCTTGTGTCCTTTCTTGTGGGATCGGAATTCACTCATCTGTTTGAACTCGATACCATGTTATGCGGATCGGGGGAACTTGTGGTGATCCATGACTTTACTGTGGATCGAACAACCGATGGAACGGGAAAGGTTAGCGAGATTCCTTATCGAGAGTTAAGCGATCTCGATGCAGGCGGTTTTTATTCAGAAGACTTTGAAGGAGAACAAATTCCCACTCTTTCCCAAGTGATCCAATCCTTACCAGACAATACGATCTTTGACATTGAACTGAAAAGTGAAGGCAAAAAAGAAGAAAGAGAAGCTCTCGCAAAGGCTGTCGTCAAACTCATCCGCAAATTCCAATTACAGGATCGGATATGGGTGAGTAGTTTTGATTGGGAGCTTGTGGATCTCGTACGAAAAGAAGAACCAGAGGTGTTACGCGGTTTACTCATCGAAAAGGGCGATTCGCTTAACGAAAATTATATGGAGTTTGAACCAGATCTCATTCTTCCTCATGTGTCTCATTGTACGAAAAACTTTATGAAGATTTGTAAGGAAAAGTCCCTTCTTGTCATCCCTTACACAGCAAATACAGAAGAAGAATGGAAGTCTTTAGTCCAAGTGGGAGTCTCCGGAATCATCACAGACTATCCCGATCTGTTGGCTCAGTTTTTGAATCCGTAA
- a CDS encoding VOC family protein, protein MFTNLKEGHIPMDGISLSLYSVNLAGGNNCSEPLRFYQSILGGKVLKESFGHSELEIPSGLRIVFSKETEHCPVRGGTLTITIPEGSPVSDLAEVKQHWKFMQSVPGKDYALYEDSWGNWVWIYGFKN, encoded by the coding sequence TTGTTTACTAACCTTAAGGAAGGTCACATTCCCATGGATGGTATTTCTCTTTCTCTCTATTCCGTAAATTTAGCCGGCGGTAACAATTGCTCAGAACCACTTCGCTTCTACCAATCCATTTTAGGTGGGAAAGTTCTGAAAGAAAGTTTTGGCCATTCAGAATTGGAAATACCATCTGGACTACGGATTGTTTTCTCGAAAGAAACAGAACATTGTCCGGTGCGGGGAGGAACGCTTACGATTACGATTCCTGAGGGGAGCCCTGTTTCCGATTTGGCAGAGGTGAAACAACACTGGAAATTCATGCAGTCTGTTCCAGGGAAAGACTATGCCCTCTACGAAGATTCTTGGGGCAATTGGGTTTGGATTTACGGATTCAAAAACTGA
- a CDS encoding 2-isopropylmalate synthase — MIWKEMEDYVRIFDTTLRDGEQCPGAAMSEDEKVEIAQHLARMKVDIIEAGFPVSSPVQFKAVERIAREIEGPTICGLARALRPDLEAARDALKPAKSKRIHTFIASSPIHMKHKLGKSPAEVLEMARVAVRMAKDFVSDVEFSPEDATRSEWEFLRELVEAVIEEGATTINIPDTVGYTTPQEYMDLFRFLKTKVKGADMVIFSAHCHNDLGLAVANSLATVLAGGRQIECTINGIGERAGNTAMEEVVMALKTRKDTFGVETKIDSTLITRGSHLVKTITGMVVQPNKAIVGANAFAHESGIHQDGVIKNRQTYEIMTPESVGLKSNRMVLGRHSGRAGFKDRIIRMGFDPKPEEIDNAYNRFLEIADKKKEVFDEDIAALFQAEISRAQVDETYRLISFEQNTGSDKTPFAKVSLQIKGETKTGEAKGDGPVDSIFRAINAVTGLSPLLSRLVISPVTEGTDAMAEASVTLEEGERRVVGKGDSTDIIEACAKAYINALNRL, encoded by the coding sequence ATGATCTGGAAGGAGATGGAAGATTACGTACGAATTTTTGATACGACTTTGCGAGATGGTGAGCAGTGCCCTGGTGCTGCTATGAGTGAAGATGAGAAGGTGGAAATTGCCCAACACCTCGCTCGGATGAAAGTAGACATCATCGAAGCAGGATTCCCTGTATCTTCCCCTGTTCAATTTAAAGCTGTGGAGCGAATTGCTCGTGAAATCGAAGGACCCACTATTTGTGGTCTTGCTCGTGCCCTACGTCCCGACCTAGAAGCTGCACGAGATGCTCTCAAACCTGCAAAATCAAAGCGAATTCATACATTCATTGCTTCCTCTCCCATCCACATGAAACACAAACTGGGGAAGTCACCCGCAGAAGTTTTGGAAATGGCAAGAGTGGCTGTACGCATGGCCAAAGACTTTGTATCTGATGTTGAGTTTTCTCCAGAAGATGCCACAAGATCAGAATGGGAATTTTTACGCGAGTTAGTGGAAGCGGTGATTGAAGAAGGCGCCACAACAATCAACATTCCAGACACCGTTGGATACACCACTCCACAAGAATACATGGACCTCTTTCGTTTTTTAAAAACCAAGGTGAAAGGGGCTGACATGGTTATTTTTTCTGCTCACTGCCACAATGACCTTGGACTTGCTGTGGCAAACTCTCTGGCAACAGTGCTTGCGGGGGGACGCCAAATTGAATGTACCATCAATGGAATTGGGGAACGTGCGGGTAACACTGCCATGGAAGAAGTTGTCATGGCACTGAAAACAAGAAAGGATACATTTGGAGTCGAAACTAAAATTGATTCCACTCTTATCACACGCGGATCTCACCTTGTGAAAACCATCACGGGAATGGTGGTCCAACCCAACAAGGCCATTGTAGGAGCAAATGCATTCGCCCATGAATCAGGAATCCACCAAGATGGTGTCATCAAAAACCGCCAAACCTATGAAATCATGACACCAGAGTCTGTTGGTTTAAAATCAAATCGGATGGTGCTTGGTCGTCACTCAGGAAGAGCTGGGTTCAAAGACCGCATCATTCGGATGGGGTTTGATCCAAAACCAGAAGAAATTGACAATGCCTACAATCGGTTTTTGGAAATCGCAGACAAAAAGAAAGAAGTCTTTGATGAAGACATTGCCGCTTTATTCCAAGCAGAAATTAGCCGTGCCCAAGTGGATGAAACCTATCGCCTAATCTCCTTTGAACAAAACACTGGATCTGATAAAACTCCGTTTGCCAAAGTTTCCTTACAAATCAAAGGAGAAACCAAAACAGGGGAAGCCAAAGGAGATGGTCCTGTGGACAGTATCTTCAGAGCAATCAATGCGGTTACGGGTCTTTCTCCTCTTCTCTCACGACTTGTGATCTCTCCTGTGACAGAGGGAACAGATGCGATGGCAGAAGCCTCTGTGACTTTGGAAGAAGGAGAAAGACGGGTTGTGGGCAAAGGAGATTCTACGGACATCATTGAAGCATGTGCCAAAGCATACATCAATGCTTTGAACCGGTTATAA